The proteins below come from a single Lodderomyces elongisporus chromosome 3, complete sequence genomic window:
- a CDS encoding uncharacterized protein (BUSCO:EOG092618UZ) encodes MVDPRDNKVNDDDLLSEDSSDEYNNLVKEFELRVQKLKEKERLKRQKQKQEEDQQRAQGQWKQHDDCETPRTEVYASPEKKKKNREEKGTKQIGTNINGIYNDEEEQIRAIKNRQQTKPSQFLSKLYDAKLANQSGKLQSIDYDRRKFQFDFTNLERASPMEVTNDSCWLSGHYLRRRYLTKDELKNLLQETDPELKLLKIDKLLAKTHKENGYAEPLYTNWALVAFVISKSDVLYTKQDKKYMKIKIGNFDHSIDLLLFDEGFERNWKMQQGDLILLLNPIINKYEIKVGEQNYKSGFNLRVEKTNPESILEIGSLRDFGLCQFRRRSDNQRCSNVINVTKQSLCDIHLDMKFKQSTRMELNGSVTMRSPTKNKTKIYMSTGNASSSKSISSSTNSTSKTARSRVPIGFIKEYNEDSSFTSSGMGKIDFRKFQDPKLLQTQMKRRKLMNDRANELLERKLSGISHNNSIVESLHLSRGTSSSRTSTNPDRRKDIPFSSSMISKLGFDPTNPESSHRQAPKPEKLQELYDLTLKTSAKKTLATSIEDKQAKMKHWKENLVNLKKYDSKLQQSSLNASQSITGMISKKTVASPERKQKLNRVVYDSDEERENRKVEAAKMEASLDDNAGGDRCDSNDNDDFDDDDDDLDIEFGGDDKKAIYASLIGGKLK; translated from the coding sequence atggtTGATCCAAGAGACAACAAAGTAAATGATGACGACTTGCTTAGTGAAGATTCATCTGATGAGTATAATAATCTAGTAAAAGAATTTGAACTTCGTGTGCAGAAactaaaggaaaaggagagGTTAAAGAGGCAGAAACAGAAGCAAGAAGAGGATCAACAACGAGCACAAGGTCAATGGAAACAACACGATGATTGTGAAACTCCAAGAACAGAAGTTTATGCCTCTccagagaagaaaaagaagaacaggGAGGAGAAgggaacaaaacaaattgggACCAATATAAACGGTATATATAATGATGAGGAAGAGCAAATTCGAGCAATAAAGAACCGACAACAAACTAAACCATCACAATTTTTATCCAAATTGTATGATGCCAAACTAGCCAACCAGCTGGGAAAATTGCAAAGCATCGACTATGACAGAAGGAAGTTTCAATTTGATTTTACAAATTTGGAACGTGCGTCGCCAATGGAGGTTACCAATGACCTGTGCTGGCTTTCAGGTCATTATTTAAGAAGAAGGTACCTCACAAAAGACGAGCTCAAGAACTTGTTGCAGGAAACTGATCCTGAACTCAAGTTGCTCAAAATTGATAAGCTACTAGCCAAAACTCACAAAGAGAATGGGTATGCCGAACCATTGTATACTAACTGGGCCCTCGTTGCATTTGTCATTCTGAAATCGGATGTGCTTTACACCAAGCAAGACAAGAAATATATGAAAATCAAGATTGGTAACTTTGACCATAGCATAGATCTCTTGTTATTTGACGAGGGATTTGAAAGAAACTGGAAAATGCAGCAGGGAGACTTGATTTTGTTGCTCAACCCGATTATCAATAAGTATGAAATTAAAGTTGGCGAACAGAATTACAAATCTGGATTCAATCTACGAGTCGAAAAGACCAACCCCGAAAGTATATTGGAAATAGGCTCGCTCCGAGATTTTGGCCTTTGTCAATtccgaagaagaagtgatAATCAACGATGCTCAAATGTAATCAATGTCACAAAGCAATCTTTGTGTGATATTCATCTTGACATGAAATTCAAACAAAGCACACGCATGGAATTGAATGGCAGTGTCACTATGCGATCGCCaactaaaaacaaaaccaagaTTTATATGAGTACTGGAAATGCCTCCTCATCGAAATCAATTTCATCTTCGACGAACTCGACATCAAAGACGGCCAGGTCACGAGTGCCTATTGGGTTCATCAAAGAATATAACGAAGACTCTAGCTTTACCAGTTCGGGAATGGGCAAGATAGATTTTCGTAAGTTTCAAGATCCAAAACTTCTTCAAACCCAAATGAAAAGGCGAAAGTTGATGAACGATAGGGCCAACGAACTACTAGAAAGGAAACTCTCGGGTATTTCTCATAACAATTCGATTGTGGAAAGTTTACACCTCAGTCGAGGAACATCTTCATCTAGAACAAGTACCAACCCCGATCGCCGTAAGGACATCccattttcttcatcaatgATTTCCAAACTAGGGTTTGATCCAACAAACCCTGAAAGTCTGCATAGACAAGCACCAAAGCCAGAAAAGTTGCAGGAATTATATGATCTCACATTAAAAACTTCAGCCAAGAAGACACTCGCGACGTCGATTGAAGACAAGCAGGCGAAAATGAAACATTGGAAAGAGAATCTTgtaaatttgaaaaagtacGATTCAAAGTTGCAGCAATCAAGTTTAAATGCTAGTCAATCAATTACAGGTATGAtttcaaagaaaacagtTGCTTCCccagaaagaaaacagaaactTAATCGAGTTGTTTATGACAGTGATgaggaaagagagaatagAAAAGTAGAGGCAGCTAAAATGGAGGCTAGTCTTGATGACAATGCTGGTGGCGATAGATGCGATAGTAACGATAATGATGactttgatgatgatgatgatgatttggATATTGAATTTGGGGGTGATGATAAAAAGGCAATTTATGCCTCGCTTATAGGTGGTAAATTGAAGTAG
- the VPS41 gene encoding Vacuolar protein sorting-associated protein 41 (BUSCO:EOG09260EQD) — translation MTSSDRDESNNHNNDVPVAAGLEKNKQFDISPSNSIDQEQGNINITTDSGTTFNGSKEELLDQKGDDTQSKIPVENNSNDDNINELIFNADNELRDSDLTSKKDSDVSKSIDSMKELKRESRLKKDGGDKKEKGEEADSNSEVNEVEKDEVDEDEEDKDDNEDDEDDEYEEDEEDEDDDEDDTEPPKLKYSRMTQLPPNFFTKDPVSASTFSDDYFIFATHSGIIHICNATDFSPIRTFKAHRASVLSVYTDGTYFASASMDGTVVIGSLADAEDIIAYNFNRPVHFVVLLENYASKRSFISGGMSGEIIFSTKGWLGKKADYVYSKGSGGPIVGLYKVGDDLIVWMNDDGIHLFQISTRKIIKKVEKPEDAPRGDLYWPRMILEDPDRLVVAWGNYIWSLKISVKPKDDLETGEGSVLPVSSSGMSRILPSSASLSFRSVHEKKIEVEHIFKLEDLVCGIASFKDDLWMVLIYKPPTIVESNNESTRKKFHNPEIQLINSMTGEVEFEQELGLKDVTNLGLNDFRLGYHVETIPKYFIVSAKEGVIAEEFQLNDRLEWYLEKENYFKAWELGQHLVTPQKRLSFGIQYVDSLVRDDEWIRAAEFLIELLPPLNQTISVGDNESGELTVEGNLQELDQQEDQANSSLNGKEELKEWVDNWETWCRIFISSNHVEELTQVIPVTTLISKDIYDDILKYWIENSSDGSKLKSLISAWSIDVYNVENIQKILEEKVIENNTSSRSSLSLLLFEPCLIELYNKTNQQASAVPYLVKLKDENIIMYLDQNHLLLNFISEIPKFIELQVGGEDNLHKLPIQQLQDELMQTMDILIEHRMEISPHQLVPLFRQANLAILNYFYLFRLQSVDVTMVQDFGNELVELYANFNRLQLLPFLTHNDNYDVDLAIETCQSREYFSELVYLLGKIGENKRAINLVIHKLDDAKLAIEFATRLKDQDTWDIVIDESMTRPHFIRQLIESSDLDESINQFYDPMTILNKLDVDKMGDMKDESEQLLKRSVMEYDSRQQLNQLINQIILRMISNKSQQVAQVLKDMLLRGIAVNFEDETDLTKRREWEQIVQRYEAIVL, via the coding sequence ATGACAAGTAGTGATAGAGATGAAAGCAATAATCACAATAATGATGTACCGGTAGCAGCTGGtctagaaaagaataagcaGTTTGATATACTGCCGAGCAATTCGATTGATCAAGAACAAGGAAATATCAACATCACAACAGATTCTGGAACAACATTCAATGgctcaaaagaagaattacTAGATCAAAAAGGTGATGATACACAAAGCAAAATACCAGTAGAAAACAACCTGAATGATGATAACATTAACGAACTAATTTTCAATGCGGATAATGAATTAAGGGACCTGGATTTAACGAGTAAGAAAGATTCAGATGTAAGCAAATCAATAGACTCGATGAAGGAGTTGAAAAGAGAATctagattaaaaaaagatggaggtgacaaaaaagagaaaggagaagaagctGATAGCAATAGCGAAGTTAATGAAGTGGAAAAAGACGAGGTTgacgaagatgaagaggacaaagatgataatgaagatgacgaagatgacgaatatgaagaagatgaagaagacgaggatgatgatgaagatgatacAGAGCCTCCTAAACTAAAGTACTCGCGAATGACACAACTCCCTCCCAATTTCTTCACCAAAGACCCTGTCTCTGCTTCTACGTTTCTGGATgattatttcatttttgctACGCACTCTGGAATAATCCACATTTGCAATGCAACAGATTTTAGTCCCATTCGAACATTTAAAGCCCACCGTGCCTCTGTGTTGAGTGTATACACCGATGGTACATATTTTGCCCTGGCATCGATGGATGGGACTGTTGTAATTGGCTCATTGGCCGATGCCGAAGATATTATTGCATACAATTTCAACCGTCCAGTTCATTTTGTAGTTTTATTAGAAAACTATGCTTCAAAGCGGTCATTCATATCTGGTGGAATGAGTGGTGAAATCATATTTTCGACTAAAGGATGGTTGGGTAAGAAAGCTGATTATGTATATTCCAAGGGGTCAGGTGGTCCCATTGTTGGGTTATACAAAGTTGGCGATGACTTGATTGTGTGGATGAATGATGATGGGATACATCTATTTCAAATCAGTACTAGaaaaattatcaaaaaaGTAGAGAAACCGGAAGATGCACCGAGAGGTGATTTGTATTGGCCGAGAATGATATTGGAAGATCCTGATCGTTTGGTTGTTGCATGGGGAAATTATATTTGGTCATTAAAAATCTCGGTTAAGCCAAAAGATGATCTCGAAACTGGAGAAGGCTCTGTTTTACCGGTTTCTTCATCAGGAATGAGTCGAATATTACCATCTTCGGCATCTTTATCGTTCCGATCAGTtcatgaaaagaaaattgaagtGGAACATATTTTCAAGTTGGAAGACCTCGTTTGTGGTATTGCAAGCTTTAAAGATGATTTATGGATGGTATTGATATATAAGCCGCCAACCATTGTTGAATCAAACAACGAGTCTACTCGTAAGAAATTTCATAACCCCGAAATTCAACTTATCAATTCTATGACTGGTGAAGTAGAGTTTGAACAAGAATTGGGGTTGAAAGATGTGACAAATTTGGGCTTGAATGATTTTAGATTGGGGTACCATGTGGAAACTATCCCAAAGTATTTTATTGTCAGTGCAAAGGAGGGTGTTATTGCCGAGGAGTTTCAATTAAATGATCGACTTGAGTGGTAtttggaaaaggaaaattatTTCAAGGCATGGGAGTTGGGCCAGCATTTGGTGACTCCGCAAAAGAGACTTAGTTTTGGAATACAATATGTTGATTCGCTTGTGAGGGATGATGAGTGGATACGTGCTGCTGAGTTTTTAATTGAGCTTTTACCACCATTAAATCAAACAATATCAGTGGGAGATAACGAAAGTGGGGAATTAACTGTTGAAGGTAACTTACAAGAACTTGATCAGCAAGAGGACCAAGCTAATTCATCTTTGAATGGAAAAGAGGAGTTGAAAGAGTGGGTCGATAATTGGGAAACATGGTGTAGAATATTTATCAGTAGCAACCACGTTGAAGAGTTGACCCAGGTTATACCAGTAACTACATTAATTTCGAAGGATATATATGACGATATACTCAAGTATTGGATTGAGAATAGCAGTGATGGTtcgaaattgaaaagtttgaTTTCGGCTTGGAGTATAGATGTCTACAATGTTGAAAATATCcaaaaaattttggaagaaaaagttaTTGAGAATAACACATCGTCCaggctgctgttgctgttgttgttgttcgaGCCTTGCTTAATTGAATTGTATAACAAGACTAATCAGCAAGCGAGTGCCGTGCCATATTTGGTCAAGTTGAAAGATGAAAACATTATCATGTATTTGGACCAGAATCATCTACTTTTGAATTTTATTTCAGAGATTCCCAAGTTTATTGAGTTGCAAGTTGGTGGTGAGGATAATTTGCACAAGTTGCCGATTCAGCAGCTTCAAGATGAGCTTATGCAAACGATGGATATTTTGATTGAGCATAGAATGGAAATCTCACCGCATCAACTTGTTCCGTTATTTCGACAAGCTAACTTGGCGATTCTCAATTATTTCTACTTGTTTCGATTACAATCAGTTGATGTGACAATGGTGCAAGATTTTGGAAATGAGCTTGTTGAGCTATATGCCAATTTCAATCGATTGCAATTGCTTCCCTTTTTAACGCATAATGATAATTATGATGTTGATTTGGCAATTGAAACGTGTCAACTGCGAGAGTATTTTAGTGAGTTGGTTTATCTTTTGGGTAAGATTGGTGAGAATAAGAGGGCTATCAATTTGGTGATTCATAAGCTTGATGATGCTAAATTAGCGATTGAGTTTGCCACTAGGTTGAAAGATCAGGATACGTGGGATATTGTGATTGATGAGTCAATGACGAGGCCGCATTTTATTCGTCAGTTGATTGAGCTGAGTGATTTGGATGAGTCCATTAATCAATTTTATGATCCAATGACTATATTGAATAAATTGGATGTTGATAAGATGGGTGATATGAAGGATGAGAGTGAGCAGTTATTGAAGAGGTCGGTGATGGAGTATGATAGTAGACAGCAATTGAATCAGTTGATTAATCAGATTATATTGCGGATGATTCTGAATAAGTCGCAACAAGTTGCACAA
- the COG3 gene encoding Golgi transport complex subunit 3 (BUSCO:EOG09261CWO): protein MVRARSKSVVSQIANDVPALSNGVNTIHEETEKLTPTTFRKSRSKSVCINDDWSYGDEATEDRAQTHAQKHSYTHTQTNFERKRADITLLDEEFTDQFWRDYLNSFNYDSVLKPDDIEYINDQHLDKVLGFQSNLRMNRARLDQFITQTDQLLVNVDDLFDKYRKIISESLDFDNAANELIQRQTQYEKKFENIHRYLQHFEHLDLITKNLSRSGSHLLTQKRQFFINDILINLDSSLDFIEKHENFQDSELYKSRFRQCMTRALTLIRNYLNNELRSISDSVERSLQDPKKTAGIELLLYNEFNNYLKFNQEPFNELIVELVKRCINHREYNGLLNDILQFYFQIRKKFQKVYIDKTSTINELYKSPQNKQTNLVQACQDQISYFKKIIEKEHSLFIKFFAVTSFDEETKTFVWDEFYSYLKVVMDPLYDVIRLLVLKESNIGTLCELTTLLQKYYEFEEADNGSIDAQSYFSFGGAGSSGHSSDLIKYGVLFQPLLDDTSNRLIFRVQKYLDNDLKNYKPKPLDLKIGNRKQQTHTKDTKKNQLNIDFDENLLPDVYLPLAKALSILSSIYELVNSFVFDDLAHYIVHTSIELLRDEYLRLAIAHMGRDEGQLAYLKNLIILRNHIANFDIHFYRNDYTIDFTSGISDVWHSLRNRQFEGKSVTGAFFSLAKKTVPKVINNMMDANQEIEMELNNAVTTYITQCSTEICKPLHDEPKPTKESITEFKDNLIIKIPNYYNQIRNIIDDPVVTKFLMENLSNLVLVAYEHFFNSLPPDYQSEGVEDLMEVDALYGFINDIIQHLYDEDENQQKAQQFNEDILQGLGLEDNGSGVDAEVDFKIPKDNESSPIVDVDHGIGQNENFILAEPNDEKSSTVEVSGKGVSPEAIDPLS from the coding sequence ATGGTTAGAGCTCGAAGCAAATCAGTGGTGCTGCAGATCGCCAATGACGTGCCTGCTTTAAGCAATGGTGTAAATACTATACATGAAGAAACTGAAAAATTGACACCAACAACGTTTCGAAAATCACGATCCAAATCAGTTTGTATCAATGATGATTGGTCTTATGGAGACGAGGCCACAGAAGACCGAGCACAAACTCATGCACAAAAACATTCATATACTCAtacacaaacaaattttGAACGAAAACGAGCGGATATAACATTACTTGATGAAGAATTTACTGATCAATTTTGGAGGGACTACCTCAATTCATTCAACTACGATTCTGTGTTAAAGCCAGACGATATCGAATATATTAATGACCAACATTTGGACAAAGTGCTTGGGTTTCAAAGCAATCTTCGTATGAACCGAGCACGACTTGATCAATTTATAACGCAAACCGACCAGCTTTTAGtcaatgttgatgatttgtTTGACAAGTATAGAAAAATTATCAGCGAATCGCTCGATTTCGATAATGCTGCAAATGAATTAATCCAAAGACAGACACAGTATGAGAAGAAATTCGAAAACATTCATCGATATTTGCAGCACTTTGAGCATTTGGACTtgattacaaaaaacttgtcGAGATCAGGCTCGCATTTATTAACACAAAAGAGacaatttttcatcaatgaTATCTTGATCAATCTTGACAGCTCATTAGACTTTATTGAAAAGCATGAAAATTTTCAGGATAGTGAATTATACAAAAGCAGGTTCCGTCAGTGTATGACAAGAGCTTTGACATTGATCAGGAATTATCTCAATAATGAACTACGTTCCATCAGCGATTCAGTTGAAAGGAGTTTGCAAGATCCAAAGAAAACAGCTGGAATTGAATTGTTATTGTATAATGAGTTTAATAACTATCTCAAATTCAACCAAGAACCATTTAATGAGTTGATAGTGGAGCTTGTTAAACGATGTATAAATCACAGAGAGTATAATGGTCTTCTCAATGATATCTTGCAATTTTATTTCCAAATCCGTaaaaagtttcaaaaagTTTACATCGATAAGACATCTACAATCAACGAGTTGTACAAAAGTCCAcaaaacaagcaaacaaactTGGTTCAAGCATGCCAGGATCAAATCTcatatttcaaaaagatTATAGAGAAGGAACATTCACTTTTTATCAAGTTTTTCGCTGTCACTTCGTTTGACGAGGAAACAAAGACATTTGTTTGGGATGAGTTTTACAGCTACTTAAAGGTTGTGATGGACCCTTTATATGATGTGATTAGATTACTAGTACTCAAGGAATCTAATATTGGGACATTATGTGAGCTAACAACattgttgcaaaagtaTTATGAGTTTGAGGAAGCCGATAATGGAAGTATCGATGCACAAAGCTACTTTAGCTTTGGCGGAGCTGGTAGTAGTGGCCACAGTAGCGACTTGATCAAATATGGAGTACTTTTCCAGCCATTGCTTGATGACACGCTGAACAGACTAATCTTTAGAGTCCAAAAATACTTGGACAATGACTTGAAAAACTATAAACCAAAGCCTcttgatttgaaaattggcaatagaaaacaacaaacacatacCAAAGACACAAAGAAAAACCAGTTGAATATCgattttgatgaaaacTTATTACCAGATGTCTACTTACCACTCGCCAAGGCATTGTCGATATTATCCAGCATCTATGAATTGGTGaattcatttgtttttgatgaCTTGGCACACTACATTGTCCATACCTCAATCGAGCTTTTGCGAGACGAATACTTGCGATTGGCAATCGCCCATATGGGGCGAGACGAGGGGCAATTAGcttatttgaaaaacttgatTATACTTCGTAACCATATTGCGAATTTTGACATTCATTTTTACAGAAACGATTATACAATTGACTTTACAAGTGGAATTTCTGATGTGTGGCATAGCTTAAGAAATCGTCAATTTGAAGGGAAAAGTGTTACTGGAGCTTTTTTCAGTTTAGCGAAAAAAACCGTGCCCAAAGTTATAAACAATATGATGGATGCCAAtcaagaaatagaaatggAACTAAACAATGCGGTAACAACATACATTACTCAATGCTCAACAGAAATCTGCAAACCGTTACATGATGAGCCAAAACCTACTAAGGAATCCATTACTGAATTTAAAGACAATTTAATTATCAAGATTCCAAATTACTACAATCAAATACGTAATATAATTGATGACCCAGTGGTAACCAAATTTTTGATGGAAAACTTATCAAATTTGGTTTTAGTTGCTTATGAAcattttttcaactcaTTACCACCTGATTACCAAAGCGAAGGGGTAGAGGATCTCATGGAAGTTGATGCATTATATGGCTTTATCAATGATATTATACAGCATCTATATGATGAAGACGAGAACCAACAAAAAGCACAACAATTTAATGAAGATATTCTCCAAGGCTTGGGATTGGAAGATAATGGTAGtggtgttgatgctgaAGTTGATTTCAAGATCCCAAAAGATAATGAACTGTCTCCAATCGTTGATGTTGATCATGGAATAggacaaaatgaaaattttattCTAGCTGAACCTAATGATGAAAAATCTTCCACAGTCGAAGTGAGCGGTAAAGGAGTTTCACCTGAAGCTATAGACCCACTTCTGTAA
- the TFB5 gene encoding TFIIH complex subunit tfb5, with protein MLVASKGVLVKCDPSIKALIIQIDADSPGIILEELDDTHLLIQQDKVNVVKNELNKLLSKNIYNPFEEE; from the coding sequence ATGTTGGTTGCAAGTAAAGGTGTTCTTGTGAAATGCGATCCATCTATAAAAGCGCTTATTATCCAAATTGATGCTGATTCACCAGGGATTATCTTGGAAGAGCTCGATGATACGCATTTACTTATTCAACAGGATAAAGTGAATGTCGTCAAAAATGAACTAAATAAATTACTTTcaaagaatatatataacccTTTCGAAGAAGAGTAA
- the TPN1 gene encoding Vitamin B6 transporter has protein sequence MKSKEDNVEVVETTSTPSHHHHYHHQSHQLQINNDESSSPRTAPSSSDTTEFKCESEPESKSKPQTLTGSIFHYLNLASKKLDSFGVETRGIERIEPYERATNRSKQFFSVMGLWLSACGGLSSMSSFYLGPLLFGLGLRNTLISGLIGHTLGCFIAAYCSLMGPRSGCRQMVSARFLFGWWFVKLVALVSIIGVMGWSVVNSLVGGQILASLSNGKIPVWAGIVLIAGFSLCVALGGIKHLMRIEALLSLPVNFAFLLLYVVASQKFQYLTLDDVSSEDSATIKGNWLSFFSLCYSITSTWGSIASDYYILFPETTPDIEVFFITLLGIFIPTTFVGVAGLLIGNVALTYKPWGDAYAELGMGGLLNEAFKPWGGGGKFLLILIFLSLISNNIINTYSAAFGVQLAGAGLAKIPRWFWAIVLTAIYLVCALVGREHFATILSNFLPMVGYWISMYFIMLLEENVIFRTDKFKYLYTKEWPTSATDQNLDSDSGSGPALEIKSARLLVPLRRNQHYNWTIWNDYDKLTRGLAATASFCVGATGAAVAMSQTYWVGPIAKLVGGEYGGDIAMWLCMGFSGITYPVLRYLELRYFGR, from the coding sequence atgaaatcaaaagaagataATGTAGAAGTGGTGGAAACCACATCTACTCCaagtcatcatcatcattatcaccACCAACTGCACCAACTTCAGATCAACAACGATGAATCTTCATCGCCGCGCACGGCTCCTTCATCATCAGACACCACTGAATTTAAATGCGAATCCGAACCCGAATCTAAGTCTAAACCACAAACACTCACAGGTAGTATATTTCATTACCTCAATTTGGCATCGAAAAAACTAGACTCATTTGGCGTTGAAACAAGAGGCATCGAACGTATTGAGCCGTATGAGCGTGCCACCAATAGAAGCAAGCAGTTTTTCAGCGTAATGGGTCTCTGGCTCTCAGCATGTGGTGGTCTTTCTTCAATGTCATCTTTTTACTTGGGCCCATTGTTATTTGGATTGGGCTTGAGAAACACATTAATTAGTGGATTGATTGGCCACACCTTGGGATGCTTTATCGCTGCTTATTGTTCATTAATGGGTCCACGCTCGGGGTGTAGACAAATGGTTAGTGctcgttttctttttggttggTGGTTTGTGAAACTAGTTGCATTGGTGAGCATCATTGGAGTTATGGGCTGGTCCGTTGTCAACTCCCTAGTAGGTGGCCAGATCTTGGCAAGTTTGAGCAATGGCAAGATACCTGTTTGGGCAGGTATCGTTTTGATTGCTGGATTCTCACTATGTGTTGCTCTTGGTGGAATCAAGCATCTAATGAGAATCGAAGCTTTACTAAGCCTACCAGTGAATTTCGCATTCTTATTGTTGTATGTTGTTGCATCGCAAAAATTCCAATACCTCACTTTAGACGATGTCAGCAGCGAAGATAGTGCAACGATAAAGGGAAACTGGTTaagtttcttttccttgtGTTATTCAATCACTTCAACATGGGGCTCAATCGCATCAGATTATTACATCTTGTTCCCAGAAACAACACCAGATATAGAGGTTTTCTTCATTACATTATTGGGCATATTCATCCCAACAACgtttgttggtgttgctggGTTATTGATTGGAAATGTGGCATTGACATACAAGCCTTGGGGAGACGCGTATGCAGAGTTGGGAATGGGTGGGTTACTAAACGAAGCATTCAAGCCATGGGGTGGCGGCGGTAAGTTTTTGCtcattttgattttcttaTCCTTAATCTCAAATAACATTATTAATACTTATTCTGCTGCCTTTGGTGTGCAATTGGCAGGTGCAGGGTTGGCCAAAATACCGAGATGGTTTTGGGCTATTGTGTTGACTGCAATCTATTTGGTGTGTGCCTTGGTGGGAAGAGAACATTTCGCTACAATCTTGAGTAATTTCTTACCAATGGTTGGGTACTGGATATCCATGTACTTTATCATGTTGCTTGAAGAGAATGTTATTTTCAGGACTGACAAATTTAAGTATTTGTACACAAAAGAGTGGCCAACTAGTGCAACAGACCAGAATCTAGACTCTGACTCAGGTTCAGGTCCGGCCTTGGAAATTAAGAGTGCCAGATTACTAGTTCCATTAAGAAGAAACCAGCATTACAATTGGACAATTTGGAATGATTACGATAAATTGACAAGAGGCTTGGCAGCAACTGCATCGTTTTGCGTTGGAGCAACTGGTGCAGCAGTGGCAATGTCTCAAACATATTGGGTTGGGCCCATTGCCAAGCTCGTGGGAGGAGAATATGGTGGTGATATTGCCATGTGGCTCTGTATGGGATTCAGTGGGATCACGTACCCAGTATTGAGATACCTTGAATTGAGATACTTTGGTCGttag